Proteins from a genomic interval of Chroococcidiopsis thermalis PCC 7203:
- a CDS encoding glycosyltransferase family 4 protein, which yields MRVGIFLSNFTPQIGGGFTFENEVFRAIAEFGGASGHTFIVYSWDKKLSQAPLLGQHIEYRSLHHSVKKLLLSQPLKLIKELFKRLRQSKNLLELNSVFKDVILVAILGKEVDLVWYLEPSTRTVEIPYITTLWDLQHRVQPCFPELSTQGQWDEREQFYAKVLRCASIIVTGTEAGRAEVERFYQVPSDRIKILPFPTPEWALNAPHNDDRYILEKYNIPENYLFYPAQFWAHKNHVALLMAVKWLRSQYNLIFPVVFVGSEKGNKQYIQQVVADLDLSSQVHFLGFVPQADIVPLYRHAFALAFMSFCGPDNIPPLEAFALGCPVVAANVSGALEQLGNAALLVDQRDERQVALAIKSLYDDPILRQTLVQRGLARAAKWTGQDYVKAGFEMITEFESLRRCWSQYG from the coding sequence ATGAGGGTTGGAATTTTTTTATCAAATTTTACTCCTCAAATTGGGGGAGGCTTTACGTTTGAAAACGAAGTATTTCGAGCGATCGCTGAATTTGGTGGGGCAAGCGGTCATACTTTTATTGTATATAGCTGGGACAAAAAATTATCTCAAGCACCTTTATTAGGACAACATATTGAATATAGATCGCTGCATCACAGCGTCAAAAAACTATTACTGTCTCAACCGCTAAAACTTATCAAAGAACTATTTAAAAGACTACGGCAATCAAAAAACCTACTCGAACTTAACAGCGTATTTAAAGACGTAATTTTAGTCGCGATATTGGGTAAAGAAGTCGATCTAGTTTGGTATTTAGAACCAAGTACTCGCACAGTCGAAATTCCTTACATTACTACACTTTGGGATCTACAACATCGCGTACAGCCGTGCTTTCCTGAACTCAGTACCCAAGGACAATGGGACGAGCGAGAACAGTTTTACGCAAAAGTACTGAGATGTGCTTCCATTATCGTGACTGGTACAGAGGCAGGTAGAGCCGAAGTCGAACGATTTTATCAAGTGCCATCTGACCGAATTAAGATCTTGCCTTTTCCCACACCTGAATGGGCGTTAAATGCTCCGCATAACGACGATCGCTACATACTAGAAAAGTACAATATACCGGAAAATTACCTATTTTATCCCGCACAGTTTTGGGCGCACAAAAACCATGTTGCCTTGTTGATGGCGGTTAAATGGCTGCGATCGCAATACAATTTAATTTTTCCCGTAGTATTTGTTGGTTCGGAAAAGGGCAACAAGCAATATATTCAGCAAGTTGTTGCCGATCTCGACTTATCGAGCCAAGTTCACTTTTTAGGGTTTGTACCGCAAGCTGATATAGTTCCCCTGTATCGCCATGCATTTGCTCTAGCTTTCATGTCTTTTTGCGGACCTGATAACATACCTCCTTTGGAAGCATTTGCTTTAGGTTGTCCGGTTGTGGCTGCCAACGTGTCAGGTGCTTTAGAGCAGCTGGGAAATGCCGCTTTACTAGTCGATCAGCGAGACGAACGGCAGGTTGCTTTGGCGATTAAGTCACTCTACGATGACCCAATTTTGCGACAAACGTTGGTACAACGAGGGTTAGCACGAGCGGCAAAATGGACGGGACAAGATTACGTCAAAGCTGGATTTGAAATGATTACTGAATTTGAATCGCTGCGGCGTTGTTGGAGTCAATACGGTTGA
- a CDS encoding anti-sigma factor family protein, with product MTSDEKRWIDNRPDSGEIDKHHTIEANQLIGAMDMLKRDRFELLSAYLDGEVTAAERREVETWLEHDPETKRLYERLLNLRQGIGTLPVPTQEPVEQTIQQVYQRIHRRSQRQAIVWGGTAIAAVFVGAIATLPNSPIAQLARLSKIEPLMVAINDPVVEIPKIVIPSPNGERQNQNNRPIEPQQHPQNKNFN from the coding sequence ATGACCTCTGATGAAAAACGTTGGATCGACAATCGCCCCGACTCAGGGGAAATAGATAAACACCATACTATTGAGGCAAATCAATTAATCGGTGCTATGGATATGTTGAAGCGCGATCGCTTCGAGTTACTGAGCGCATATCTGGACGGGGAAGTTACCGCTGCCGAAAGGCGAGAGGTAGAGACATGGCTAGAACACGATCCAGAAACCAAGCGGCTGTACGAGCGCTTGCTTAACCTCCGTCAAGGAATTGGAACGCTGCCAGTACCGACACAAGAACCTGTAGAACAAACTATTCAACAGGTCTATCAAAGGATACACCGTCGATCGCAACGGCAGGCAATCGTGTGGGGTGGTACTGCCATTGCAGCTGTGTTTGTAGGCGCGATCGCTACCTTACCAAACTCACCAATCGCACAACTTGCCCGACTCTCCAAAATTGAGCCACTTATGGTCGCTATCAACGACCCAGTGGTAGAAATCCCCAAGATCGTGATTCCTTCACCAAATGGTGAAAGACAAAATCAAAATAATCGACCAATAGAGCCACAACAACATCCACAAAATAAGAATTTTAATTGA
- a CDS encoding sigma-70 family RNA polymerase sigma factor, producing MSQSIPVCWSTVHATVTPAAVTVEKLSDRDLILRCQAGLRPDKAAFAELLRRYQPHVERMLYHLAPDWQDRADLAQEVWIRVYRNIKRLNEPAKFRGWLSRIATNIFYDELRKRKRVKHPLSLDTPRVAEDGEMDWEIAGDNPSPEEELTTREFYEQLQEAIADLPEVFRTTIVLREIEGMPYEEIAEITNVSLGTVKSRIARARARLQSQLQNYLNGQ from the coding sequence ATGAGTCAATCAATTCCTGTATGCTGGTCAACAGTTCACGCAACGGTTACTCCAGCGGCAGTGACAGTAGAAAAGCTATCCGATCGCGATCTCATTTTGCGCTGTCAGGCTGGGCTGCGTCCAGACAAGGCTGCATTTGCCGAGCTGTTACGCCGTTATCAGCCCCATGTAGAGCGCATGTTGTATCATTTAGCACCTGATTGGCAAGATAGAGCCGATCTAGCTCAGGAAGTTTGGATTCGCGTTTACCGCAACATCAAGCGGCTAAATGAGCCAGCTAAATTCCGAGGCTGGTTGAGTCGTATTGCCACCAATATCTTCTACGATGAATTACGCAAACGTAAGCGAGTTAAACATCCCTTATCTCTAGATACTCCCCGCGTCGCCGAAGATGGAGAGATGGACTGGGAAATCGCCGGAGATAATCCTAGCCCGGAAGAAGAGTTGACAACGCGAGAGTTTTACGAGCAGTTGCAAGAGGCGATCGCAGATCTACCCGAAGTATTTCGCACAACTATCGTGCTGCGAGAAATTGAAGGAATGCCCTACGAGGAAATTGCAGAAATTACCAACGTTTCTTTAGGAACCGTCAAATCGAGAATTGCTAGAGCTAGAGCTAGACTCCAATCGCAACTGCAAAACTATCTTAACGGTCAATAA
- a CDS encoding DegT/DnrJ/EryC1/StrS family aminotransferase has translation MLDYIPVNEPLLDGNEKKYLNQCIDTGWISSEGPFIKQFEEQFAARVGRKYGIAVSNGSVALDAAVLALGIGAGDEVILPTFTIISCAAAIVRAGAIPVVVDCDSHTWNMDVSQIEAKITPKTKAIMVVHIYGLPVDMEPILALAAKYKLQIIEDAAEMHGQTYKNRPCGSFGNISTVSFYPNKHITTGEGGMILTDDDRLAERCCSLRNLCFQPQQRFIHEELGWNLRMSNIQAALGVAQLERLDEFIARKRRMGQRYTELLSDVPGLQLPIPQTDYADNIYWVYALVLKDEVPFDAKEAMRRLHHHQVGSRPFFWSMHEQPVFHKMGLFAKESHPVSENIARRGFYIPSGIALTDKQMERVVEVVKEVLRSP, from the coding sequence ATGCTTGATTATATTCCTGTCAACGAACCACTATTAGATGGTAATGAAAAAAAGTATCTGAATCAATGTATTGATACTGGTTGGATTTCTTCAGAAGGACCATTTATTAAACAATTTGAAGAACAATTTGCGGCAAGAGTAGGACGTAAATATGGCATTGCTGTTAGTAATGGCTCCGTAGCTTTGGACGCTGCTGTATTAGCACTAGGTATTGGTGCGGGTGATGAAGTCATTCTACCTACTTTCACGATTATTTCCTGCGCGGCAGCAATTGTTCGTGCTGGTGCTATACCCGTTGTTGTAGATTGCGATTCTCATACCTGGAATATGGATGTGAGCCAGATTGAGGCTAAAATCACACCCAAAACCAAAGCAATCATGGTGGTTCATATTTATGGATTACCTGTAGATATGGAGCCAATACTTGCTTTAGCGGCAAAGTATAAGTTGCAAATTATCGAAGATGCAGCCGAGATGCACGGACAAACTTATAAAAATCGTCCCTGCGGTAGTTTTGGTAATATTAGTACCGTTAGTTTTTATCCGAACAAACACATTACTACAGGCGAAGGTGGGATGATTCTCACCGATGACGATCGCCTAGCTGAACGTTGTTGTTCTCTACGAAATCTATGTTTTCAACCCCAGCAGCGTTTCATCCATGAAGAACTCGGCTGGAACCTGCGGATGAGTAACATTCAAGCTGCTTTGGGTGTAGCGCAACTCGAAAGATTGGACGAATTCATTGCTCGTAAACGGCGGATGGGACAACGTTACACCGAGCTATTGTCAGATGTACCTGGCTTACAATTGCCAATCCCCCAGACTGACTATGCCGATAATATTTACTGGGTCTATGCATTAGTCCTAAAAGATGAAGTTCCATTTGATGCTAAAGAGGCAATGAGGCGCTTGCACCATCATCAAGTTGGTAGCCGTCCCTTCTTTTGGTCTATGCACGAACAACCTGTTTTTCACAAAATGGGATTGTTTGCTAAAGAGTCGCATCCAGTATCAGAAAATATCGCTCGGCGCGGCTTCTACATTCCTAGTGGTATAGCTTTAACTGACAAACAGATGGAACGAGTCGTCGAGGTCGTCAAAGAAGTTTTGCGATCGCCATAA
- a CDS encoding gamma-glutamylcyclotransferase family protein has product MTNDEIIKVFVYGTLKPGEANYQRYCADYVVAAREAIALGQLFDLPFGYPAMTPGSFKVYGVLLSFTNPDVLQQLDWLEDYDPQRAIAENEYYRQQIEVYDTSLAPLGKAWTYLMTLEQARTFGGVLLPDGWWSSHKSVTSDQ; this is encoded by the coding sequence ATGACAAATGACGAAATCATAAAAGTCTTTGTATATGGTACGCTCAAACCTGGCGAGGCAAATTATCAGCGTTATTGTGCGGATTATGTAGTGGCAGCACGAGAAGCGATCGCTTTGGGTCAACTATTCGATCTACCTTTCGGATATCCAGCCATGACTCCTGGTAGTTTCAAAGTCTATGGAGTTCTGCTTTCTTTTACCAATCCAGATGTTTTACAGCAGCTTGACTGGCTAGAGGATTACGACCCGCAAAGGGCGATCGCCGAAAACGAGTATTATCGGCAGCAAATAGAAGTCTACGATACTTCTCTAGCGCCTTTAGGTAAAGCTTGGACGTACTTGATGACCCTAGAACAAGCACGCACTTTTGGTGGCGTTCTTCTTCCTGACGGCTGGTGGAGCAGTCACAAATCAGTGACCAGTGACCAGTGA
- a CDS encoding S-layer homology domain-containing protein, which yields MCIIKAATTTILLATLACCELSYKANANPRPIAQKQLGDRAMAVQQNRATALEQVLHNQKFKASDLAQASTLNDIQGSWAQSFIAGLVSRGIIQGFPDGSFRPDEPVTRAQFAAIVSKAFPQQSNRNAIAFVDVPEYYWAKDVIQTAYQTGFLAGYPNNTFLPEQNIPRVQVLVALANGLNLTAKAESSTLLDTSYQDAAEIPDFARSPVTAATANRLVVNYPSKDVLRPNQTATRADVAAFIYQALASQGEMPQLRAEDPASEYIVGLQPATPAASAPEPQPLTPEQVAKLRQQYRIEATPLTALIRPSVPGGGSSVGSPTAFGAGWGSAFFGTSFQGRARDTSKSDGAASFGFGLGDASRAVGLEIAATTVDLYGNTFGDGTISFKLHRLLPANFGIAVGVENAIIWGETDGGSSLYGVVSKVFSLTEDAAKPFSKITTSVGLGGGRFRSEEDVEDGNDTVNVFGSMGLQATEQLSLIADWTGQDLNLGVSVVPFRSLPIVITPSLADVTGNAGDGVRFVLGVGYVGRF from the coding sequence ATGTGTATTATTAAAGCTGCTACAACCACTATTCTCTTAGCGACTCTTGCTTGTTGCGAGTTGAGCTACAAAGCCAATGCCAATCCTAGACCAATCGCCCAAAAACAGTTAGGCGATCGCGCTATGGCAGTGCAGCAAAATAGGGCAACTGCATTAGAACAGGTGTTGCATAATCAAAAGTTTAAAGCCTCCGATTTAGCGCAAGCATCGACTTTAAATGATATTCAGGGTAGCTGGGCGCAGAGCTTTATTGCCGGATTAGTCTCGCGAGGTATTATTCAAGGTTTTCCCGATGGTAGTTTTCGCCCAGACGAACCAGTAACTCGCGCTCAGTTTGCCGCAATTGTCAGTAAAGCATTTCCACAACAATCTAACCGCAACGCGATCGCTTTCGTAGATGTACCGGAATATTACTGGGCAAAGGATGTAATTCAGACAGCTTACCAAACAGGTTTTCTGGCTGGATATCCCAACAACACTTTTTTACCGGAGCAAAACATTCCCCGCGTCCAAGTGTTGGTAGCTCTAGCCAACGGACTGAACTTGACTGCAAAAGCAGAATCTTCCACCCTGCTCGATACTTCATATCAAGACGCAGCAGAAATTCCCGACTTTGCCCGTAGTCCAGTAACAGCGGCAACAGCAAATCGCTTGGTCGTAAACTATCCCAGTAAAGATGTATTGCGTCCAAATCAAACGGCAACCCGTGCAGATGTCGCAGCATTTATCTACCAAGCTTTAGCTAGCCAGGGTGAAATGCCGCAACTGAGAGCTGAAGATCCGGCATCTGAATATATCGTTGGTTTGCAGCCAGCAACTCCAGCAGCATCCGCACCAGAACCACAGCCACTGACACCCGAGCAAGTCGCAAAACTGCGTCAGCAGTATCGCATCGAAGCGACACCGTTAACAGCTTTGATCAGACCGTCAGTACCAGGTGGCGGATCGAGTGTTGGTTCGCCCACGGCATTTGGTGCGGGTTGGGGTAGTGCCTTCTTCGGTACGAGCTTTCAAGGTAGAGCGCGCGATACTAGCAAATCAGATGGAGCGGCTTCATTTGGATTTGGTTTAGGCGATGCAAGTAGAGCTGTCGGTCTAGAAATTGCGGCTACAACTGTCGATCTGTATGGAAATACTTTCGGGGATGGGACTATTAGTTTCAAACTACATCGCCTCCTACCAGCAAACTTTGGAATTGCAGTTGGGGTAGAAAATGCAATTATTTGGGGCGAGACTGACGGTGGTAGCAGTCTTTACGGCGTAGTCAGTAAAGTTTTCAGTCTCACAGAGGATGCAGCAAAGCCTTTTAGTAAGATTACGACCTCAGTAGGTCTAGGTGGTGGTCGCTTCCGTTCCGAAGAGGACGTAGAAGATGGTAACGATACGGTTAATGTTTTTGGCAGCATGGGCTTGCAAGCAACTGAACAACTTTCCCTCATCGCAGACTGGACGGGTCAAGATCTGAACTTAGGTGTATCTGTCGTACCGTTCCGAAGTCTACCTATAGTCATTACTCCATCTCTTGCCGATGTCACTGGCAATGCTGGTGATGGTGTCCGATTTGTTCTTGGTGTCGGTTATGTCGGTCGTTTTTAA
- a CDS encoding late competence development ComFB family protein: MSIQQIVEQALQDGYLTPAMEAEVGRICDTASELSIEEYMALDKLMGSLLTGEVVAVQRKQFINVMEELVLTEVIARVAEIKVTSGHSLDVGDIAAYALNRLPPLYATTEEGANYQRQRAKEELAALIVQQIDEAIARSLDRPEFFPERQALGKSSGGKEVVKQVSMLLQAYAPNFEQQIS, translated from the coding sequence ATGAGCATTCAACAAATTGTCGAGCAAGCCCTTCAAGATGGCTATTTAACACCAGCCATGGAAGCAGAGGTGGGTAGAATCTGTGACACTGCTTCCGAGCTTTCCATAGAAGAGTATATGGCGTTAGATAAGTTGATGGGTTCGCTCTTGACTGGCGAAGTTGTAGCGGTGCAGCGCAAACAATTTATCAACGTCATGGAAGAGTTAGTGCTGACTGAAGTTATCGCACGGGTAGCAGAAATTAAAGTTACCAGTGGTCACAGTCTAGACGTAGGTGATATCGCTGCCTATGCACTCAATCGTCTTCCTCCCCTATATGCTACGACTGAAGAAGGTGCTAATTACCAGCGCCAGCGGGCAAAAGAAGAACTGGCAGCGCTAATTGTACAACAAATCGATGAAGCGATCGCCCGCAGCTTAGACCGACCCGAATTCTTCCCAGAACGCCAAGCCCTCGGTAAAAGTAGTGGTGGTAAAGAGGTAGTGAAACAAGTCAGTATGCTACTCCAAGCCTACGCACCTAACTTCGAGCAACAGATTTCTTAG
- a CDS encoding 1-acyl-sn-glycerol-3-phosphate acyltransferase gives MKNYFYPPLPNTCLINFAQVIAPVVIPYFFQFELRIDRESIEKIQALNERRLLLLPNHPTFQDPIAIFALSGKVNQKFYYLSAYELFQGFMTGIFQRLGVYSIRRGLVDRPSIAKTIDILIQPNCRLVIFPEGGCSFQNDTVMPFRAGAIQIAFQAMSKLAKQGEIPDLYALPVSIKYRYTQDMQRVIRQTLNRLEQALSIESSLKDYDRLQAIAQHVLVRMEREYEIYSPTKDELTWNDRISLLRMHILESCEQQLGISSNPKEPVRERTYRVEYVLKTQVDTLESEATAETETATGDRANKYSLIEKSIKRLLNFDAIYDGYVAENPTPERFLDTLTRLEREVFDIDKPPAKGYRHARIKIGEPINLKDFFTEYQRDRANTVNTVTLKVQQIVQQNLDLLNGNW, from the coding sequence ATGAAAAATTACTTTTATCCTCCTTTACCTAATACTTGTTTGATTAACTTTGCTCAAGTTATTGCTCCAGTTGTTATCCCCTATTTTTTTCAATTTGAATTACGTATCGATCGCGAATCCATCGAAAAAATTCAGGCTTTAAACGAGCGAAGATTACTTTTATTGCCAAATCATCCCACATTTCAAGATCCAATTGCAATTTTTGCCCTTTCTGGTAAGGTAAACCAAAAATTTTACTACTTATCAGCATATGAATTATTTCAAGGATTTATGACTGGGATTTTTCAAAGATTAGGAGTCTATTCTATCCGGCGTGGTTTAGTCGATCGCCCCAGTATTGCAAAAACAATAGACATATTAATTCAACCGAATTGTCGTTTAGTCATATTTCCAGAAGGAGGATGCTCTTTTCAAAACGATACGGTTATGCCTTTCCGCGCTGGTGCTATCCAAATTGCTTTTCAAGCTATGAGTAAGCTAGCTAAGCAAGGAGAAATACCCGATCTATATGCTCTACCAGTTAGTATTAAATACCGCTATACACAAGATATGCAGAGAGTTATTCGTCAAACTCTCAACCGTTTAGAACAAGCATTAAGTATAGAATCTAGTCTCAAAGATTACGATCGCCTGCAAGCGATCGCACAACATGTTTTAGTCCGTATGGAACGAGAATATGAGATTTATTCACCTACTAAAGACGAACTAACCTGGAACGATCGCATTTCTCTGCTACGGATGCATATTTTAGAATCCTGCGAACAACAGCTAGGCATTTCTTCTAATCCTAAAGAACCAGTGCGAGAACGAACCTATAGAGTTGAATATGTACTAAAAACTCAAGTAGACACACTAGAGTCAGAAGCAACAGCAGAAACCGAAACTGCAACAGGCGATCGCGCTAACAAATATAGTTTAATTGAAAAATCAATTAAACGCTTGTTAAACTTTGATGCGATTTACGATGGCTACGTAGCTGAAAATCCTACACCAGAAAGATTTTTAGACACCCTCACTCGCCTAGAACGAGAAGTATTTGATATCGATAAACCCCCAGCTAAAGGATATCGTCACGCCAGAATTAAAATTGGAGAGCCGATTAATCTTAAAGATTTCTTTACCGAATATCAACGCGATCGTGCTAACACTGTGAATACTGTTACGCTCAAAGTTCAACAAATAGTACAGCAGAATCTTGATTTGTTAAATGGTAATTGGTAA
- the leuS gene encoding leucine--tRNA ligase, protein MESRYNPAAIEEKWQKTWVEQGIDKTEENQDKPKFYALSMFPYPSGSLHMGHVRNYVITDVIARLKRMQGYRVLHPMGWDAFGLPAENAAIKNNIPPAKWTQRNIAQMRDQLKRLGLSIDWDKELATCSPDYYKWTQWIFLQFLQAGLAYQKEAAVNWDPVDQTVLANEQVDSEGRSWRSGAKVEKKLLKQWFLKITDYAEELLQDLDQLIGWPERVKLMQANWIGKSTGAYLEFPIVGSSEKIGVFTTRPDTVYGVTYVVLAPEHPLTRQVTTPDRKAAVEAFIQEVAAESELERTAEDKPKRGIPTGGMAINPFTGAEIPIWIADYVLYEYGTGAVMGVPAHDTRDFQFAQGNNLPIQVVIVPPNNDVEMLRVTPLQEAYTEPGIMVNSGSFDGTDSVKGKQAVIEYAEKQGWGKARIQYRLRDWLISRQRYWGAPIPVVHCPNCGIVPVPEADLPVRLPEDIEFTGRGGSPLAQLSSWVNVPCPTCGTPAKRETDTMDTFIDSSWYFLRFPDATNDKLVFDSARVNDWMPVDQYVGGIEHAILHLLYSRFFTKVLRDRPKGGTEGDRNLLNFDEPFQRLLTQGMVQGLTYMNPNKADKDKWVPTSIVNADDPRDPQTGEPLKLVYATMSKSKGNGVAPEEVIAKYGVDTARMFILFKAPPEKDLEWDEADVQGQFRFLNRVWQLVTEFAQQPTVKETSIKNPKSKIEKDLRRAIHTAIQAITEDLEGEYQFNTAVSELMKLSNALADATCKDSPVYAEGIKTLILLLAPFAPHIADELWHAIANQESVHKQSWLKADPDALVADEMTLVIQINGKTRGTIQVPAQADRQMQEKLARESEPAQRYVEGKEIKKVIVVPGKLVNFAIG, encoded by the coding sequence GTGGAGTCCCGTTATAATCCCGCAGCGATCGAGGAAAAGTGGCAAAAAACCTGGGTAGAACAAGGTATAGACAAAACTGAAGAAAACCAAGATAAGCCGAAATTCTACGCCCTATCCATGTTTCCGTATCCATCGGGTAGCCTGCACATGGGTCACGTTCGTAATTATGTGATTACGGATGTAATTGCTCGCCTCAAACGAATGCAAGGGTATCGGGTGCTACACCCTATGGGTTGGGATGCTTTTGGTTTACCCGCAGAAAATGCTGCCATTAAAAATAATATTCCGCCTGCCAAGTGGACTCAACGCAATATCGCCCAAATGCGCGATCAATTAAAGCGGCTGGGTTTGTCAATTGATTGGGATAAAGAACTTGCCACTTGTTCGCCAGATTATTATAAGTGGACGCAATGGATCTTCTTACAATTCTTGCAAGCTGGACTTGCTTACCAAAAAGAAGCAGCCGTTAACTGGGACCCCGTTGACCAAACAGTATTGGCAAACGAACAAGTTGATAGTGAAGGGCGTTCTTGGCGCAGCGGGGCAAAAGTTGAGAAAAAATTACTCAAACAGTGGTTCTTAAAGATTACCGACTACGCCGAAGAATTGCTGCAAGACCTCGACCAATTGATAGGCTGGCCCGAAAGAGTCAAGCTGATGCAGGCTAACTGGATTGGGAAATCTACAGGGGCATATTTAGAATTTCCCATAGTTGGTAGTTCGGAGAAAATCGGCGTTTTTACCACTCGTCCCGATACGGTTTACGGCGTTACCTATGTTGTTCTTGCGCCGGAACACCCTTTGACTCGTCAGGTGACAACGCCAGACAGAAAAGCCGCAGTAGAAGCATTTATCCAAGAGGTTGCAGCCGAAAGCGAATTAGAACGCACGGCTGAGGATAAACCCAAACGCGGAATTCCTACAGGTGGAATGGCAATTAACCCGTTTACAGGTGCAGAAATTCCGATTTGGATTGCTGACTACGTATTGTATGAATACGGTACTGGGGCAGTCATGGGAGTTCCCGCCCACGACACCAGAGATTTTCAGTTTGCTCAAGGTAATAATCTGCCGATTCAGGTTGTCATTGTGCCACCCAACAATGATGTAGAAATGTTACGTGTAACACCTCTACAAGAAGCATATACGGAACCAGGAATTATGGTGAATTCTGGTTCTTTTGATGGCACAGATTCAGTAAAAGGCAAACAAGCGGTCATTGAATACGCCGAGAAACAAGGCTGGGGTAAAGCCAGAATTCAATATCGCCTCCGAGATTGGCTGATTTCTCGTCAGAGATATTGGGGCGCACCCATTCCTGTCGTTCATTGTCCTAACTGCGGTATCGTACCCGTACCAGAAGCAGATTTACCCGTAAGGTTGCCAGAAGATATAGAATTTACGGGTCGCGGTGGTTCGCCCTTAGCGCAGTTGTCAAGCTGGGTTAACGTACCTTGTCCTACTTGTGGCACGCCTGCGAAACGAGAGACAGACACGATGGATACATTTATCGATTCGTCATGGTATTTCTTGCGCTTTCCCGATGCTACAAATGACAAACTGGTCTTCGATTCAGCACGAGTCAATGACTGGATGCCCGTAGATCAATATGTCGGAGGAATCGAACACGCGATTTTACACTTATTGTATTCGCGGTTCTTTACCAAAGTCTTGCGCGATCGCCCAAAGGGAGGTACCGAAGGCGATCGCAATTTACTCAACTTTGACGAACCTTTCCAACGCCTGTTAACCCAGGGTATGGTACAGGGATTAACTTACATGAATCCCAACAAGGCAGACAAAGATAAATGGGTTCCCACCTCAATTGTCAATGCCGACGATCCTCGCGATCCGCAAACGGGCGAACCGCTAAAACTTGTTTACGCTACCATGTCCAAATCTAAGGGTAATGGTGTTGCTCCAGAAGAGGTGATAGCCAAGTATGGGGTAGACACCGCTAGAATGTTTATTTTGTTTAAAGCACCCCCAGAGAAAGATTTGGAGTGGGACGAAGCAGATGTTCAAGGGCAATTTCGCTTTTTGAATCGGGTATGGCAATTAGTCACCGAGTTTGCCCAACAACCAACAGTAAAAGAAACATCCATCAAAAATCCAAAATCAAAAATTGAAAAAGATTTGCGACGGGCGATTCATACGGCAATTCAAGCAATTACCGAAGATTTAGAAGGCGAATACCAATTTAATACAGCCGTCTCTGAATTAATGAAACTCAGTAATGCCCTGGCTGATGCAACGTGCAAAGATTCTCCAGTGTATGCGGAAGGAATTAAAACATTAATTCTCTTGTTGGCTCCATTTGCGCCTCACATTGCCGATGAATTATGGCACGCGATCGCAAACCAGGAATCGGTTCACAAACAGTCGTGGTTGAAAGCCGATCCAGATGCTTTGGTAGCAGATGAAATGACATTAGTAATTCAGATTAATGGTAAAACTAGAGGCACAATTCAAGTTCCCGCTCAAGCCGATCGACAAATGCAAGAAAAGCTAGCACGAGAATCGGAACCCGCGCAGCGATATGTTGAAGGCAAGGAAATTAAAAAGGTCATCGTCGTACCTGGAAAACTAGTGAATTTTGCGATCGGATAA